A region of the Fusobacteria bacterium ZRK30 genome:
TGCTGACAGTTCAGGTGGTGTTTTTTCCAAGACTAATTTTATCTCTTCAACTACCTTCTTTATTAGAGGCATTATTGCCTCCTGTACTTCCAATGAAGATATAATAACGTTTTTAGGTAAGCCATTTAAGATGTTTCTTCCACTTATCTCATAAGTTACCTCTTCATCTCCTGCCAAGGCAGTAGCTATATTAACCTTAATATCTTCAGCTGTTTTTTCCCCTATAAGCAGATCATGTCTCTGTCTTACATACTCCCCTATAGCTACGTCAAATTTATCTCCTGCAACTTTCAGTGAAGATGTTCTTACTATCCCCCCCAATGAAATTACAGCTATCTCAGTGGTTCCTCCACCTATATCAACTATTAAATTTCCTTCAGGATCAAAGATATTTATCCCTACTCCAATGGCTGCTGCCATAGGCTCCTCAATTAAGTAAGCTTCTCTGGCTCCCGCTTCTAATGTTACATCTATTACAGCTCTTCTCTCTACTTGAGAAACTCCAGCAGGAACACATATTACCACTCTGGGACTGCTCAAAAAAGTTCTTTTATGAACCCTTTTATAAAATTCACGGAGCATCTTTTCCGTTATTTCATAATCTGCTATTACACCATTTTTTAATGGTCTTATAGCTTCACAACTATCAGGAGTTCTCCCTATCATTTTTTTTGCCTTCTCCCCTACAGCAATTATATCTTTTGTTCTTGTATTTATAGATACTACTGATGGTTCATTTAATACTACACCTTTATTTTTTACACATACCAATGTATTTGCTGTTCCTAAATCTATCCCCAGGTCCTCTGAAAAAATCCCAAACATATTTTTAGTTAACTTTAATATTTTTAACATTTGATCCTCCTACAACTCTATTATGTTTTGTATTTTTATTCCATGTTCTTTTAGATCATCTACAAATTTCGAAATTGGAAATCCCATGACATTATAAAATTCTCCCTCTATCCTATCAATTAGTATTCCTGCTCCTACACCTTGTATCCCGTAAGACCCTGCTTTATCCATTGGTTCTCCTGTTTCTATATACCAATCTATCTCTTCTTTTGATATTTCTTTAAATTTTACAACAGTTTTATCAAAACTTGAAATAAATATTTCCTTACTTTTGTTTATTAGTGAATAAGCTGTTACAACTTCATGGGTCCTTCCAGATAAGTTGGTAAGTGTTGAAAATGCATCATGACAATCTTTCGGTTTCCCTAAAATTTTCCCGTCTAAGATCACCACAGTATCTGCCGATACTACAAATTCATCGGGATAGTTTTTTGCTACTTCTATTCCTTTTTTTACCGCTATGTCTACCACTTGTTCAATCAGATCCTCTTTGTCGCTTACTTCTTCTATTTCTGTAACAACTACCTCTATTTTTTTTATTCCAAAATTACTCAGAATTTCAAATCTTCTAGGAGATTTAGAAGCCAATATCATTTTTACACCTCTTCTGTTTTAAATTTAAAGTGCAACTGCCCTTCAGTCACCTTTTCTATCTCATCTGCTTTATTTTCTTCATCTATTTTTTTTTCTTTTAATTCTTTTTTTTCTACCAGGTCTATCCCGGTGATATTTAGCTGTTTCTCCATGGATCTTTTTTTCTTATTCTCCATCTTGTTTTTTAACTGTGAAATTCTTTCTTCTCTTTGCTTTTCAACTGTTTTTTCAATTACACTTTGCTTCTGTGCCTCTATTCTTTCAGTTTTTTCTTTTTCTAAAATTTGCTTCTTTATTCTTTTTTTCTCTTTTATTAATTTTCTTATCTTTTTTCGTTTTTCACGGTTCTCCTTGTGGTAGTAACTAAGTATTCTTCGGACTAGATTTCCCGCTATTTTCCCAAAAAGTATAAACGAAGAGAAAAATAGTATAGTTCCCGTAACTGCAATATTAATATTGACAGGCACTAAAAAATAAAATTTATATAGGATCATTGTTATTAACATCCCTAGGTTTTTATCCACATAAAGATATATGAAAATTCTTTTATCCAAACCCTCTTTTTCTAGATCAGCCACATGAAACAACAACTGCAAGTTACTCAGGCATATTAAAAAAACAAAGAAAAAATTAAGTCTCATTAGAAAGACTGTTCTTTTATTTGAATCCAGTATAAAATCCGAAAGGATACTTAATATCAAGTATGGAATCAAAACACTTTTAAAGTCGCCCAAAACCTCTCCTAAAGACCGGTAACTCCCACTTAAATATATTTCTTTTCCATCTGCAACATAAACATATATTAAAAATAATATTAAAATAATTTTTAATAAAACAAATAATTTCCTCTTCTTCTCCAAATCGACCATCCTATCTATCCAAAAATCGAACTTTTATTGTAATTTTATCATATGAGGTAGCAAAATACAAGTTTAGAACATCCAAATATCCAGTAAATACGCCAATAATATCTATAATTGTCCAATTTAAGTTTATTTAAAATTTAATAGGTTGAAAATCCACTTATATTTTGAATATCATATAAAAATTTATTACTTCTATACCCATCCTCTAACTTTTCTTTTTCTATAATATAGGTATCGTTATCATCGTTCCATAACATATCAAAATATTGTTCTATATCTATAGCCAATTTGGAATTTAAAGGAGCTACCACCCTTATATTGGTATCTAGAGTATAGTCTCTGATATTTCTCTTGGTCAAATTGGCTGATCCTCCATTTACCACCATCACATCAGAAGTTTTTATAACTACCAGCTTAGTGTGATATTGCTCCCCTGAAGATCTATACCATCTCACCTCTATCTTACCCTTACTTTTATCTATCAGCTTTTTACCTGTAACTTTATTTGGTATCCCTGTTTTCTTCATCCCGAATGCCTCTTTATTTTCATCCAATATCAATCTTATTTTGACACCTCTTTTCGCCGCATCAATTAATTTTTTTACAATCACTTTATCCCCTAAATAGAACATACCTATATAGATCTCATCCCCGTTTTGACTGTTATCTATATCTATATCCAAAGCTTTTCCTATCTTCCCCTCGGTGAGTAACTGTATCTTATATTGGCCCTCATTATGAAATTCAACTGCAGGCAGTTTCATTTTAACTCCTGATAATTCTCCTACAGCTTTTTCTGATTCTACCACTGAGTTTATTATTTCACCGTCAAATTTAAAGCCTATATTGGAATGATATCCACTGGCACTGTGGGGATTCGCCGAAGTTACCAAAGCTTCTTTTTCTGTCACCAATACCTTCCTATGATTCCCCTTTAAATTAATTAATTTTAAATAGGCCCTTATGGTTACTTTAGGAGCTTCCGGACTGAATGGGTTTGGAAGCCACCCATACTTTCCTGTTCCAAACCAACTGAAAAAATATCTCCAAAATGTCGAATATACGCTATTTGCCCCATTGGTTTCTGTAAGGTCGGTTAAAATAACTGTAATTCCATTTTTTTCCAACTTTTCTAACTCATTTGTATTATAAACACCGTAAAAAGTATTTATCTCGTCGGTTATAAAATATATCTTTATGTCTTTATTTTCCTTTTTCTTTTTTATTAGTGCTTTTTTTATCCCAGAAGATACTTTAGGAAAATTAAATTCACTGGCATTATATAAATTATTAAATAAAAATACATCCATAACTATAAATTCATCAGCATTTTCTATCATTTTTTCCATCTGGTTGAAAATTCTATGCTCTGTATAGACAATACCTTCTCTTCTATGGGTCAGATCATAATAAAATTCCACATTGTCTGTCTGGTAAGTTGGACTCTCCATAGATATATTTGGCGGGAGATTACTGCATCCAAAGAAAATCAAAAAGAACAAACTTATAACCCACTTCATCACACCGACCTCCTATCTAACCAAATCAAAAGGTCATCATAAACTTCACGTCTGTTTATCTCATTCAACATCTCGTGGCGACCTTCTTCATATAGTTTTAATGTTATATCACTGTATCCAAGTTTTTTATAAAATTTATATAATTTTTTCGTTCCAGCCCCATAGTTCCCTACAGGATCATCTGAGCCAGAAAAGATATATACAGGAGTTTTTTTATATTTTCTTTTATCCCCTACCTTTGATGATTCCTTCAAAAGATAAAATAAACCTTGAAAATAACTCGTATAAGGGGTAAATCCGCAGAAGGGATCACTTTCGTATGCTTCTATACTTTTTTCGTCCCTGGATAACCACCTGAATTTTTTATCTCCTGAGAATTTCAAGTTGTTTCTTCCAAATAACAATTTATTTAATATTATGTCCCTTTTATTTCGAAATAATAAAAGAAACCTTGATAAAGAATACCCGAATTTTATCGAAATTTTAGATGGCCTAGCAGATCCTGATAAAATAATTCCGTCATTCTTTATCCCTCTTTCCAATAAAATTTGAGTAATAAAGGATCCCATACTATGCCCCAATATAAATAGAGGCTTCTCATCTCTAATTTTTTCAATGGAATCCACAAGCTCCTCCAGAGAACTCTTAAACTCACCTTTTACCAATCCCAATCCCTCTAACTCTTCTATGTTATCCCCGTGCCCTTTGTGGTCTATCATAGCCACTCTGTACCCATTATCGTTCAGGTAATCAGCCACTTTTTCATATCTTTTTGAGTATTCAGCCATACCATGAATTATGAATATCGTTCCTTTTATAGTTACATCTGCAGGAGGCTCCCACAATCTAATTTGTTTTTCCATTTCTAATGTTCCTCCTACCTTCTATTATTAATTTAATTATATTGTAATTCTAAGATTTTTCCTAATTTGTATCAAGTTTTTTATTTTTCTAAAATAAAAAATGAGACCTGCTATTAGGTCTCATCTTACAATTAATTTTTCCCTACATGTGTTTTATCAATGACAGCGCTTCTTCCCTGGTTGCAAGGTTAGTTCTAAATATTCCCCTTACTCCAGATGTGATTGTCTTTGATCCTGGTTTTTGTATTCCCCTCATAGTCATACACATATGCTCTGCTTCTATTACAACCAATACTCCCTTTGCACTAAGTTTCCCCATTAAAGCTTCTACTATCTCACTATTCAGACGCTCTTGAAGTTGTGGTTTTTTAGAAGCTACATCCACTACTCTGGCTAATTTACTCAACCCTGTTACTTTTCCGTTTTCTGGGATGTAGGCTATATGTACCTTTCCATAAAACGGCAATAAGTGATGTTCACACAATGAATAAAATTGAATATCCTTCACTATCACCATATCGTTATGCTCTACATGGAAAAATACAGAAATTTCATCTGCCGGGTCCTTGTGTAACCCTCCACATATTTCACCAAACATCCTAGCTACTCTGTCTGGAGTCTCAAGTAACCCTTCTCTATTTATATCTTCTCCCATACCTTCTAGGATTAACTTTACTCCATCCATTATCTTGTTCTTATCCATAAAACTGCCTCCTCACTCTCTCACTCTCTTTTATAATTTTCATAAAGTGCTTATAGAAATATTCTTAATTTATAGTTTTTTATATTTTATCATATTTTTCATTTAAAATCACTCAAAATTACTCCTGAATAAATTGTAATTCCCTAAAAAAATAAAAATATCTGCCATAGTAAAATATTTTTCTAAAGAATAAAAAAACACTTTACTTTTCTCCTTATATTATGAACACATTTCTTGTAATAGCCACATAAATAGTATATAATATGTCGTTAGACACTGTTATGAGGAGGAAAAAATGAAAGAAAATTTAATCCCTAAAAAAATTGTAGAAGAATTAAATAAATATATAATTTCTCAAGAAGATGCAAAAAAAAATGTAGCTATTTCACTCAGAAATAGATATAGAAGAAAGCATATTTCAGATATGAAATTAAAAAATGAAATTACTCCTAAAAATATAATCTTAATAGGACCTACAGGTGTTGGTAAGACTGAGATTGCCAGAAGATTAGCCACTATTACAAACTCTCCATTTATCAAAGTAGAAGCTACTAAATATACCGAAGTAGGTTATGTAGGAAAAGATGTAGAATCTATGATAAAGGACCTTGTTTCAATCACTTTTAACAAATTAAAGTCGGAAAAAATAGAGATGTTGAGAGAAAAATACAAGGAATCTACCTTTCTTAAGGTAGCTAAACTTATAAAACCTTATGGTACGATCAACCCTGATGAAAAAAGTGCTTTGTTAGAGGAAGTAATATCTGGAAAGTATGATGATCAGGAGATTGAAATTGAAAAACACCAAAGTTCTGATGCTCCAATGATTGAAGTGTTTGCCACTGGAAATGAGCCGGAAGAAGATGGAGTAAAAGGTATTATCGATAATATTATGAGTTCTTTCCCAGGTGGGAAGAAAAAAATAGTTAAGATGAGCGTTAAAAACGCCATTGAATATCTTTTAAGAACTGAGATTGAACAAAATATAGACATGGAAGAATTGAAACCTCTAGCAGTAGAAAAAGTAGAGGAAGACGGAATTATCTTTATAGACGAGATAGATAAGATTGCCGAAAGGGAAGGCAGCAACAGTGAGGTTTCACGTCAAGGTGTTCAAAGAGATATCCTTCCAATAATTGAAGGTACCACAGTTATGACAAAATATGGTTCTGTTCGAACTGAACATATTTTATTTATTGCAGCCGGAGCCTTTACCCAGGCAAGTCCTAGTGATTTAATGCCTGAATTACAAGGAAGATTCCCTATAAAAGTGAGATTAAACACTTTAAATAAAGATGACTTTGTGAAGATTTTGACTGAAATAGACTTTAACCTGTTGACTCAATATCAGGAACTATTAAAAACTGATAAAGTTAACTTGAGTTTTACTAAAGGCGCTATAGATGAAATAGCAGAGATAGCTATCGATCTCAATGAAGACATTGAAAATATAGGTGCTAGAAGATTAGCAGGTGTTATTGAAAAAATATTAAATGATATCATGTTTGAAGCTCCCTATGAAAAAGAAACCGCTATAAAAATTGGAAAAAAAGATGTTGTTAAAATATTTAGCTATGATCTCGTAGAGGAGAACTTAGATAACTACATCCTATAAGGCAATCAAAAAAGAAGAGTGAGGAAAATATGTATTTAAAATGTATAGAAATAGATGGATTTAAATCCTTTGCAGATAAGATTAAACTTGATTTTGATATGGGAATAACCTCTATCGTAGGACCTAATGGAAGTGGAAAGTCTAATATACTAGATGCTATCCTATGGGTATTAGGAGAACAGTCATATAAAAATATAAGAGCTAAAGAGAGCAGCGACGTAATATTTTCCGGTGGAAAAAATAAAAAACCTAGAAGTACTGCTACTGTGTCACTCTATATAGACAACGAAGACAAAGTTTTAGAGATAGATGATGAAGTGGTCAAAGTGACAAGGAAGATCAATAAAAAAAGTGAAAATGAATACTATATAAATGATCAGAGATGCCGACTAAAAGATATCAACGAATTATTTTTAGACACAGGAGTGGGTAAAAGTGCCTACTCTGTAATTGGACAGGGGAAGGTCGAAAAGATAATCAGTGCCTCCAACAAAGAGATAAAAAGTATTATAGAGGAAGCCGCCGGGATAAAAAAAATAAAACTACGTAAAGACGAAGCTTTAAAGAAACTTGCTAAGGTAGAGTTAGAAACCGATAAAATAAACCTCATTGTCAATGAGTTGGAAGAGAATAAAGAAAAAATTGGTAAACAAGCTGAAAAGGCTATTAAATATAAGAAGTTAGATGACGAGATAAACACTTTAAAAAAATCTATCTATCTGGAAGAGTATCAAACCAATCAAAAAATTCTAGATGATCTATCTAAACAGAAACACAACTCAAGCCATGCCTTAAAAGAACTCGAAAAACAATTCACAGAAAAAGAAGCTACTTTGGAAGAAGTAAACAACAAAAGAAATCTTCTCAGCGATGAGATCAATACATTGACCGACAAAAATATTAATTTAAAAAAAGATGTGGATAAATTAGTCAATGATAAAGTTTTATACGGAGAAAGGATCAAAGGGTTCAATCGTGAGATCTGTAGTAAAAAAGAAAATTTAAAAAATTTAGAGGGTAAACTAAAGGATCAAACTAATGAACTGGACAGATTAAACTCTAAAAAAGATGTTGTTTTAGAAGAATTAAAAAACCTGGAAGGGGATAACCTAAAGTATGAAAAACAAATAGGTGATTTTGAACTTCTTCAAAGAGATCTAGAGATAGAGATTGGGGTACAAAAAGAACACGTTATGGATTCTGAAGTAGGCAGACTAAAATTGATCGCTGAAATAGAAAACTCTGAAAAAAGAACTAAGAGCAGTGCCAATAAGATTCGTGGATTAGATGAAGAAGCTGCGGAATATAATAAAAAAATTGAAAAATTAACCACTGAATTGAACCTACTAGAAAGTAAACAGAAAAATATTCAAACAGAGATAAAGAAGATTGATGATACTATTGAAGATGCTGAAAAACAAATAGACACCCTCAGTCAAAAGATGAATATAATTTACGACGAGAGGAAAGAAGTGGCTTACAACCTCAGCAGACAAGGTGCAAAATTAGAAAATCTAAAAAAATTAGAAGCTAATAATGAAGGATTTTTTAAAGGTGTAAAAGCTGTTTTAAATGCCAATATTGATGGTGTAGACGG
Encoded here:
- a CDS encoding rod shape-determining protein — translated: MFGIFSEDLGIDLGTANTLVCVKNKGVVLNEPSVVSINTRTKDIIAVGEKAKKMIGRTPDSCEAIRPLKNGVIADYEITEKMLREFYKRVHKRTFLSSPRVVICVPAGVSQVERRAVIDVTLEAGAREAYLIEEPMAAAIGVGINIFDPEGNLIVDIGGGTTEIAVISLGGIVRTSSLKVAGDKFDVAIGEYVRQRHDLLIGEKTAEDIKVNIATALAGDEEVTYEISGRNILNGLPKNVIISSLEVQEAIMPLIKKVVEEIKLVLEKTPPELSADIKRKGIILTGGGAGIRGLDQKIAESIQLEVRPSENPLNCVVNGIEVLLQNFDEYKSVLISPEKDY
- a CDS encoding Maf family protein, which encodes MILASKSPRRFEILSNFGIKKIEVVVTEIEEVSDKEDLIEQVVDIAVKKGIEVAKNYPDEFVVSADTVVILDGKILGKPKDCHDAFSTLTNLSGRTHEVVTAYSLINKSKEIFISSFDKTVVKFKEISKEEIDWYIETGEPMDKAGSYGIQGVGAGILIDRIEGEFYNVMGFPISKFVDDLKEHGIKIQNIIEL
- a CDS encoding phospholipase D-like domain-containing protein, with protein sequence MKWVISLFFLIFFGCSNLPPNISMESPTYQTDNVEFYYDLTHRREGIVYTEHRIFNQMEKMIENADEFIVMDVFLFNNLYNASEFNFPKVSSGIKKALIKKKKENKDIKIYFITDEINTFYGVYNTNELEKLEKNGITVILTDLTETNGANSVYSTFWRYFFSWFGTGKYGWLPNPFSPEAPKVTIRAYLKLINLKGNHRKVLVTEKEALVTSANPHSASGYHSNIGFKFDGEIINSVVESEKAVGELSGVKMKLPAVEFHNEGQYKIQLLTEGKIGKALDIDIDNSQNGDEIYIGMFYLGDKVIVKKLIDAAKRGVKIRLILDENKEAFGMKKTGIPNKVTGKKLIDKSKGKIEVRWYRSSGEQYHTKLVVIKTSDVMVVNGGSANLTKRNIRDYTLDTNIRVVAPLNSKLAIDIEQYFDMLWNDDNDTYIIEKEKLEDGYRSNKFLYDIQNISGFSTY
- a CDS encoding lysophospholipase, which codes for MEKQIRLWEPPADVTIKGTIFIIHGMAEYSKRYEKVADYLNDNGYRVAMIDHKGHGDNIEELEGLGLVKGEFKSSLEELVDSIEKIRDEKPLFILGHSMGSFITQILLERGIKNDGIILSGSARPSKISIKFGYSLSRFLLLFRNKRDIILNKLLFGRNNLKFSGDKKFRWLSRDEKSIEAYESDPFCGFTPYTSYFQGLFYLLKESSKVGDKRKYKKTPVYIFSGSDDPVGNYGAGTKKLYKFYKKLGYSDITLKLYEEGRHEMLNEINRREVYDDLLIWLDRRSV
- the folE gene encoding GTP cyclohydrolase I FolE; the protein is MDKNKIMDGVKLILEGMGEDINREGLLETPDRVARMFGEICGGLHKDPADEISVFFHVEHNDMVIVKDIQFYSLCEHHLLPFYGKVHIAYIPENGKVTGLSKLARVVDVASKKPQLQERLNSEIVEALMGKLSAKGVLVVIEAEHMCMTMRGIQKPGSKTITSGVRGIFRTNLATREEALSLIKHM
- the hslU gene encoding ATP-dependent protease ATPase subunit HslU, with the protein product MKENLIPKKIVEELNKYIISQEDAKKNVAISLRNRYRRKHISDMKLKNEITPKNIILIGPTGVGKTEIARRLATITNSPFIKVEATKYTEVGYVGKDVESMIKDLVSITFNKLKSEKIEMLREKYKESTFLKVAKLIKPYGTINPDEKSALLEEVISGKYDDQEIEIEKHQSSDAPMIEVFATGNEPEEDGVKGIIDNIMSSFPGGKKKIVKMSVKNAIEYLLRTEIEQNIDMEELKPLAVEKVEEDGIIFIDEIDKIAEREGSNSEVSRQGVQRDILPIIEGTTVMTKYGSVRTEHILFIAAGAFTQASPSDLMPELQGRFPIKVRLNTLNKDDFVKILTEIDFNLLTQYQELLKTDKVNLSFTKGAIDEIAEIAIDLNEDIENIGARRLAGVIEKILNDIMFEAPYEKETAIKIGKKDVVKIFSYDLVEENLDNYIL